A window of Bacillus sp. E(2018) contains these coding sequences:
- a CDS encoding Tat pathway signal sequence domain protein, which produces MNIWKTNVVKKSVGMITVLALSLSLSIPASAKQSVPHSKVFDLDAPSHELFRDKALHNGTVQQSFGFDDVNGHVYVLQLMAGGIQLPGEEAPVSGATRSLNGDLTLTKLDLEGNKLGYMYLKGFGHGVQMGIETENGVPYIWSETDSVAEGKDGWGTQLARFPFEDGAILTPDSDSLEKHRLIEGADRTTVNIDSANNLLTMRYRVNGVFHFGVFSLDDVKEGRYEPVADVLQPSLGTFQGFASYGSFLYLLEGNAYGSNGSVEPTGNTYITVVNLQNGDVVDRELFTGGQDLSFREPEGLGIRVPDIRHPHKAQLYVGFASNFTPNRLSNLLYIDELKPLSRVVK; this is translated from the coding sequence ATGAATATATGGAAAACGAACGTTGTTAAAAAAAGCGTAGGTATGATAACAGTGTTGGCCCTTTCATTAAGTCTATCCATTCCCGCAAGTGCAAAACAAAGCGTCCCGCATTCAAAAGTGTTTGATCTCGATGCCCCCTCACATGAACTTTTTCGGGATAAAGCTCTACATAATGGAACGGTTCAACAATCTTTTGGATTCGATGATGTGAATGGGCATGTTTACGTTTTGCAGCTGATGGCAGGCGGCATCCAACTGCCAGGTGAAGAAGCTCCTGTCAGTGGTGCCACTCGTAGTCTGAATGGAGATCTGACGTTAACGAAACTTGATCTAGAAGGAAACAAACTCGGTTATATGTATTTAAAAGGCTTTGGTCACGGTGTGCAGATGGGAATTGAAACAGAGAATGGAGTTCCTTATATTTGGTCCGAAACTGATTCTGTTGCTGAAGGCAAAGATGGATGGGGAACACAGCTGGCTCGCTTTCCTTTTGAAGATGGTGCAATTCTAACGCCTGATTCGGATTCTTTAGAAAAACACCGTTTAATAGAAGGTGCCGATCGAACGACGGTAAACATTGATTCTGCCAACAACCTGCTCACCATGCGCTATCGAGTAAATGGTGTCTTTCATTTTGGCGTATTTTCATTAGACGATGTAAAAGAAGGAAGGTATGAACCTGTAGCAGATGTGCTGCAGCCCTCTCTAGGCACGTTTCAAGGGTTTGCGAGCTACGGCAGTTTCCTCTATCTTCTAGAAGGTAACGCATATGGTTCGAACGGCTCTGTTGAACCAACTGGAAATACCTATATTACGGTTGTGAATCTTCAAAATGGTGACGTGGTCGATAGGGAGTTATTTACAGGAGGGCAAGATCTATCATTTAGAGAGCCAGAAGGTCTCGGGATTCGAGTTCCGGATATTCGCCACCCGCATAAAGCACAGTTGTATGTTGGGTTTGCATCAAACTTTACTCCGAATCGCTTGTCTAATCTGCTGTATATAGATGAATTGAAGCCGTTGAGTCGAGTGGTGAAGTAG
- a CDS encoding MgtC/SapB family protein: MNYEMYLRVLISAILGFLIGWDRESKSKPAGIKTYMYVCVASTLITLISIYSVDEFSTMSDTIRMDPMRLTAQIVAGLGFLGGGVIIKDGVQVKGLTSAAMILLAGGVGIGIGAGFYGIVSFAVVISLVLAKLGNHMESRKMARLEREMNKNEVHL; the protein is encoded by the coding sequence ATGAATTATGAGATGTATCTTCGTGTTCTGATCAGTGCTATCTTAGGCTTTTTGATTGGCTGGGACAGAGAATCAAAGAGCAAGCCAGCTGGAATCAAAACATACATGTACGTGTGCGTAGCGAGTACATTAATTACGTTGATCTCAATTTACAGTGTCGATGAGTTCAGTACGATGAGCGATACGATCCGAATGGACCCGATGCGATTGACGGCGCAGATTGTAGCTGGTCTTGGTTTTCTAGGCGGTGGCGTCATCATAAAAGACGGTGTTCAAGTGAAAGGCCTCACATCAGCTGCTATGATTTTATTAGCGGGTGGCGTTGGAATTGGCATTGGGGCTGGCTTCTATGGCATTGTTAGTTTTGCTGTTGTAATCTCCCTCGTGTTAGCAAAGCTCGGCAACCATATGGAGAGTAGAAAAATGGCACGTCTTGAAAGGGAAATGAACAAGAATGAAGTGCATTTATAA
- a CDS encoding glycerophosphodiester phosphodiesterase family protein: MIEQLKNTDTFFIAGHRGFMAKYPENTLIAFQKALDAGVDMLEFDLRFSKDSVLIVIHDDTVDRTTNGTGKVSDFTLSELKNLSAGVDPDGQSHTIPTLEEFCELLKLYPDVLFNVEIKPSPDAKRVADATIQMLKDYDYLPRCVFTSFDADIVAHIHDVYGLRTQGFPGELMFNFVQGPNGTYSKMWAAGISMKLLTNELVEEFKDLGILRWCYCPDTKEQVTQALNYGINVLTCNNPIPALEERKKLKDEIKS; encoded by the coding sequence ATGATCGAGCAACTAAAAAACACCGATACATTTTTTATCGCAGGCCATCGTGGATTTATGGCAAAGTACCCTGAGAATACACTCATCGCGTTTCAAAAAGCGCTGGATGCCGGAGTCGATATGCTCGAATTCGACCTTCGCTTTTCTAAAGATTCCGTACTCATAGTCATTCACGATGATACGGTGGATCGAACGACGAACGGTACAGGAAAAGTTAGTGATTTTACCCTTAGTGAGTTGAAGAATTTATCTGCAGGAGTAGATCCTGACGGACAATCGCATACGATTCCTACTCTAGAGGAATTTTGTGAGTTGTTAAAATTGTATCCTGACGTTCTTTTTAATGTAGAGATTAAACCGAGCCCCGATGCAAAACGTGTTGCGGATGCAACTATTCAGATGTTAAAGGATTATGATTATTTACCACGATGTGTGTTTACAAGTTTTGATGCAGATATCGTTGCGCATATTCATGACGTTTATGGTCTTCGGACACAAGGATTTCCAGGCGAATTGATGTTTAACTTTGTACAAGGACCAAACGGAACATATTCGAAAATGTGGGCAGCGGGGATTAGTATGAAGCTGCTTACTAACGAATTAGTAGAAGAATTTAAGGACTTAGGTATTTTAAGATGGTGTTATTGTCCGGATACAAAAGAGCAAGTGACTCAAGCGCTGAATTATGGCATCAACGTTTTAACGTGTAACAATCCGATACCCGCACTGGAGGAACGAAAGAAACTAAAAGATGAAATCAAAAGTTAA
- a CDS encoding ABC transporter substrate-binding protein, translated as MKLKYVLSAMAVLVFMMLAGCQGETEKTSGTKSKEGGTATIQFWHSLGGKNGEFMDQLIQRFNDSQDEVKVVGTFQGAYDETSTKLQQSISANTGPDVTMLERSYVQQFAESEVLEDMTPYLKESGLKKGDFTKGLMGHSTFNDKLVSLPLNRSTPILHVNKTILDEKGLKVPTTWDELNEVANALVVKEGDKVTRYGLTMPYDTWYPIAMISQSKGMYFNKDKTSIGFAKNDVGVKVFQYLKDMQKTGALYYPPAQDSGNIVNQMFAAGKVPLMFQSTGVIGDINQNTDFEYVTAFLPKNKIHATPTGGGNVAMLAGSENKDAAWKFIDFMMEDPKGLQQFIVETGYLPFTEKMVDSKEIQDLWAKEPNKKTAYDQLKYAVDNNKSVVWPETMHEFFSAIEAIMYDDEEIEPTLDQFKGEVERILSES; from the coding sequence ATGAAATTGAAGTACGTATTAAGTGCAATGGCTGTATTGGTGTTTATGATGCTTGCGGGCTGCCAGGGGGAAACTGAGAAAACCAGTGGCACGAAGTCGAAGGAAGGCGGTACGGCAACGATTCAATTTTGGCATTCATTAGGCGGTAAGAACGGCGAGTTCATGGATCAGTTGATTCAACGATTCAATGATAGCCAGGATGAAGTAAAGGTAGTCGGTACTTTCCAAGGAGCTTATGATGAAACATCAACTAAGCTTCAACAATCGATTTCAGCTAATACAGGTCCTGATGTTACCATGCTTGAACGTTCGTATGTCCAACAGTTTGCAGAGTCTGAAGTGCTTGAAGACATGACACCTTATCTAAAAGAAAGCGGTTTGAAGAAGGGTGATTTTACAAAAGGTCTAATGGGTCATTCAACATTCAATGATAAGCTAGTATCCTTGCCATTAAACCGCTCAACACCTATTCTTCATGTGAACAAAACGATTTTAGATGAAAAAGGCTTAAAAGTTCCTACTACGTGGGACGAATTAAATGAAGTGGCAAATGCACTTGTTGTTAAAGAAGGCGACAAAGTAACACGTTATGGTCTTACGATGCCTTACGATACGTGGTACCCGATCGCCATGATCTCTCAATCAAAAGGAATGTATTTTAACAAAGATAAAACGTCTATCGGATTTGCTAAAAATGATGTTGGCGTTAAAGTGTTTCAATACTTAAAAGATATGCAGAAAACAGGTGCTCTTTATTACCCGCCAGCACAGGATTCAGGAAACATCGTCAATCAAATGTTCGCTGCTGGAAAAGTACCTCTTATGTTCCAATCTACAGGGGTAATCGGTGACATCAACCAGAATACAGACTTTGAGTATGTAACGGCTTTTCTACCTAAGAACAAAATCCACGCTACGCCAACAGGTGGCGGGAACGTTGCCATGCTTGCAGGATCTGAAAACAAAGATGCGGCTTGGAAGTTCATTGATTTCATGATGGAAGATCCGAAGGGGTTACAACAGTTTATCGTTGAAACAGGATACCTTCCGTTCACAGAAAAGATGGTAGATTCCAAAGAAATTCAAGATCTGTGGGCAAAAGAGCCGAACAAGAAAACAGCGTATGATCAGCTGAAATATGCAGTAGACAACAATAAGAGTGTGGTTTGGCCAGAGACGATGCATGAGTTCTTCTCAGCTATTGAAGCGATCATGTACGATGATGAAGAAATCGAACCAACCCTCGATCAATTCAAAGGGGAAGTAGAGAGAATTCTCTCTGAAAGTTAA
- a CDS encoding carbohydrate ABC transporter permease translates to MISTSLQTFQETLSVPPTLIPSSPQWINFVEAMTSGPFATYAKNSIIITFSIIVIQFLVMIPAAYAFAKYEFFGKNVLFALVLIAFMMPGQVTFIPIYLMMADWGLIKTLIPQILPFMSNAFGIFLLRQYFMQIPEEIIEAARLDNASEFKIMWKIMTPMAKPALATIALFSFVSHWNDYFWPLVMTDSNEVRPLTLGIAMLKQSEGISNWHIIMAGNVVLVIPILIVYLLCSKQIVKAFVYSGIK, encoded by the coding sequence ATGATCTCGACCTCGCTTCAGACGTTTCAAGAGACACTCAGCGTTCCGCCTACATTGATCCCGTCTTCACCGCAATGGATTAACTTTGTAGAGGCGATGACGTCCGGTCCGTTTGCGACTTATGCGAAGAACTCGATCATCATTACGTTTTCGATCATCGTCATTCAATTTCTTGTGATGATTCCGGCGGCCTATGCGTTCGCTAAATATGAGTTTTTCGGAAAAAACGTGCTTTTTGCTCTCGTGTTAATCGCGTTTATGATGCCAGGGCAGGTAACTTTTATCCCGATCTACTTAATGATGGCAGATTGGGGTTTGATTAAAACATTGATTCCACAGATTCTGCCTTTTATGTCTAACGCGTTTGGAATCTTCTTGCTCCGACAATATTTCATGCAGATTCCTGAGGAGATTATTGAAGCAGCGAGGCTTGATAATGCGAGTGAATTTAAGATCATGTGGAAAATCATGACGCCGATGGCAAAACCAGCACTCGCTACAATCGCACTCTTTAGTTTTGTCAGTCACTGGAATGATTATTTCTGGCCGCTTGTTATGACAGATTCAAATGAAGTTCGGCCGTTAACGCTTGGTATTGCCATGTTAAAGCAATCTGAAGGAATCAGTAACTGGCACATTATTATGGCTGGTAACGTGGTATTGGTTATTCCGATTCTAATCGTTTACTTATTATGTTCCAAACAGATCGTCAAAGCTTTTGTGTATTCAGGTATCAAATAA
- a CDS encoding sugar ABC transporter permease, translating to MKKKTFWETCRPYVMIGPAMIGIFLFVIYPMLYLVYLSFFKYNLLNSAMSRYVGFDNYIQIFNRPDFYKSLTNTVIYTGGVVVLTMLISLFFAVWLKKQTRLNYIIQAGIFTPHIISIVSVSLVWLWLMEPNLGFLNFALEKLGLPTSQWLQSSKTALFSIIIVSVWHGIGYYVLILVAALQGISPIIYEAAELDNTSRFRVFRRITLPLISPQMFFILIIMTIGSFKVFDTVRIMTGGGPNNATNTLVYYIYGFRTTNIGYAAATGVVLMVIIGILTFIYFRLMSKKVHYQ from the coding sequence ATGAAGAAAAAGACGTTCTGGGAAACCTGTAGACCCTATGTCATGATCGGCCCGGCCATGATTGGTATCTTTTTGTTTGTGATCTATCCGATGCTCTATTTAGTCTACCTTAGCTTCTTCAAATACAATTTATTGAACAGTGCGATGAGTCGGTATGTTGGTTTTGATAACTATATTCAAATTTTCAACAGACCTGATTTTTATAAGTCACTTACGAACACCGTGATCTACACGGGTGGCGTTGTTGTTCTAACGATGCTCATCTCCTTGTTTTTTGCGGTATGGCTCAAAAAACAAACACGCTTGAATTACATTATCCAAGCGGGAATCTTCACCCCACATATCATTTCAATCGTTTCCGTTTCACTCGTATGGCTATGGCTGATGGAACCGAATCTAGGGTTTCTGAATTTTGCTCTAGAAAAATTAGGTCTTCCAACATCACAATGGCTGCAAAGCTCGAAAACAGCACTTTTTTCTATTATTATCGTATCGGTTTGGCACGGCATTGGGTATTACGTTCTTATTTTGGTCGCAGCGTTGCAAGGCATATCGCCAATTATATATGAGGCGGCGGAACTCGATAACACGAGTAGATTCAGAGTGTTCCGCAGAATTACTCTGCCTCTCATCTCACCACAAATGTTCTTTATCTTGATCATCATGACGATCGGCTCGTTCAAAGTCTTTGATACGGTTCGAATCATGACAGGTGGTGGACCGAACAATGCAACGAATACGCTCGTCTACTATATTTATGGATTCAGAACGACAAACATTGGTTATGCGGCGGCTACTGGTGTCGTGTTGATGGTCATTATCGGAATACTAACGTTTATCTACTTCCGTTTGATGTCGAAGAAAGTTCATTATCAATAA